In a single window of the Magnolia sinica isolate HGM2019 chromosome 7, MsV1, whole genome shotgun sequence genome:
- the LOC131251023 gene encoding uncharacterized protein LOC131251023 isoform X2 encodes MPPPIKLSKKHHKRLNNPFPSTPKSLPFIPGNLVYNSQNLPHHHQTFPIGHDFQLHHTHKNCGSLVISHQSQPHRSIWSTASGQAFVSAAFVETEVEESRGSFVIKDRDVLFICNHQSVEDIQVLDRSTVDFSSGSLKFDSEIAISDRLGDTQFPALIITGWIFSGKKILKSMGGKKSDFETKKIKLGRVKRLLISARYRVLLYQENQHQVGFRVDFGKPNLELHRPKEFPKPSRSFRSLRWRLGQFQKRRIGWFSRHRGFTKLSSDEERQEEKVGELKEFNRVFITYTSEADERFYGFGEQFSHMEFKGRRVPILVQEQGVGRGDQPITLAANLVSYRSGGDSSTTYAPSPFYMTSKMRSLYLEGYGYSIFDLTKRDRVQIQIYSDSVQGRILNGNTPVELIERFTDTIGRPPELPKWIISGAVVGMQGGTEAVCRVWDRLQDYNVPISAFWLQDWVGQRETMIGSQLWWNWEVDTTRYAGWTKLVDDLRSHNIKMMAYCNPCLAPIDDKPNKKKNLFEEANDLGILVKDEAGETYMIPNTAFDVGMLDFTHPAAGSWFKKILREMVDSGVRGWMADFGEGLPLDACLFSGEDPISAHNRYPELWAKINREFVDEWKSTHQATDGEDDDESLVFFMRAGFRDSPKWGMLFWEGDQMVSWQNNDGIKSAVVGLLSSGLSGFAFNHSDIGGYCAVNLPIIGYRRSEELLLRWMELNAFSTVFRTHEGNNPSANTQFYSNDRTLLHFARFAKVYKAWEFYRIQLVKQAAQKGLPVTRHLFIHFPDDDHVHSLTYQQFLVGTEILVVPVLNKGKNTVKAYFPLAEGCSWIHIWTGKLYGTPFDHSSPRRSGFEAWVEAPIGYPAVFVKFGSQIGEAFVRNLRDFGIL; translated from the exons ATGCCACCTCCCATTAAGCTCTCCAAAAAGCACCACAAGCGCCTTAACAATCCATTCCCTTCTACCCCAAAATCTCTCCCATTCATCCCTGGAAATCTTGTCTATAATAGCCAGAATCTCCCCCACCACCACCAAACCTTCCCAATTGGCCATGATTTCCAGCTTCATCACACCCATAAAAATTGTGGGTCTCTCGTCATTTCCCACCAATCACAGCCACACAGAAGCATCTGGTCTACCGCCTCAGGGCAGGCCTTTGTCTCTGCGGCATTTGTAGAAACAGAGGTGGAAGAAAGCAGAGGATCGTTTGTGATAAAAGACAGAGATGTTCTGTTCATCTGCAACCATCAGTCTGTTGAAGATATACAGGTCCTGGATCGATCAACGGTCGATTTCTCATCTGGGTCTTTGAAATTTGATTCGGAAATCGCCATTTCGGATCGATTGGGAGATACCCAATTCCCGGCTTTGATTATAACCGGATGGATTTTCAGTGGGAAGAAGATCCTGAAATCCATGGGCGGAAAAAAGTCCGACTTCGAGACcaaaaaaatcaaattaggaaGGGTGAAGAGGCTTTTGATTTCTGCGAGATATCGGGTTTTGCTTTACCAGGAAAACCAACACCAAGTTGGTTTTCGAGTCGATTTCGGAAAACCCAATTTGGAATTGCACCGTCCAAAGGAGTTCCCAAAACCTTCCAGAAGCTTCCGGAGCCTGCGGTGGAGGCTCGGTCAGTTTCAGAAGCGGCGGATCGGGTGGTTCTCGAGGCACAGGGGATTCACAAAGTTGTCGTCAGACGAGGAACGACAGGAAGAGAAAGTTGGAGAATTGAAGGAATTCAATCGAGTTTTCATCACATATACGAGCGAGGCAGATGAGCGGTTTTATGGGTTTGGAGAGCAGTTCTCTCACATGGAATTTAAAGGCAGGCGGGTGCCTATACTCGTGCAAGAACAAGGTGTTGGGAGGGGAGATCAGCCCATTACTCTTGCAGCTAATTTAGTTAGTTACAG GTCTGGGGGCGATTCAAGCACGACTTACGCTCCTTCACCATTCTACATGACATCAAAGATGAGGTCTCTTTATCTTGAAGGATATGGCTATTCGATTTTCGATCTAACAAAACGGGATAGAGTACAGATTCAG ATATACAGTGACAGTGTTCAAGGAAGGATATTGAATGGGAATACCCCAGTTGAGCTTATTGAACGGTTTACAGACACCATTGGGAGACCACCAGAGCTTCCAAAATGGATTATATCTGGTGCTGTTGTCGGAATGCAAGGCGGTACGGAAGCTGTATGCCGTGTTTGGGATCGATTGCAGGATTACAATGTTCCTATTTCTGCATTCTGGTTACAG GATTGGGTGGGGCAGAGGGAAACGATGATCGGCTCACAGTTGTGGTGGAACTGGGAAGTTGACACAACTCGATATGCAGGATGGACTAAACTAGTAGACGATCTTCGATCTCACAACATCAAAATGATGGCCTACTGCAATCCGTGTCTGGCTCCG ATAGATGATAAGCCAAACAAAAAGAAGAACCTTTTTGAGGAGGCGAACGACTTGGGCATCTTGGTGAAAGATGAAGCTGGTGAAACATACATGATTCCGAATACGGCTTTTGATGTAGGAATGTTGGATTTCACACACCCCGCTGCTGGCAGTTGGTTCAAGAAGATCTTACGTGAAATGGTGGATAGTGGAGTGAGGGGCTGGATGGCGGATTTCGGTGAAGGATTACCATTAGATGCTTGCCTATTTTCAG GTGAAGATCCAATTTCCGCTCACAACAGATACCCTGAACTATGGGCTAAAATAAATAGGGAATTCGTTGATGAGTGGAAATCAACGCATCAAGCAACAGatggtgaagatgatgatgagAGCTTGGTCTTCTTCATGAGGGCTGGTTTCAGAGATAGTCCCAAGTGGGGCATGTTGTTTTGGGAAGGCGACCAAATGGTAAGTTGGCAGAACAACGACGGAATAAAGAGCGCTGTTGTAGGCTTGCTGAGTAGTGGACTCTCCGGTTTTGCCTTTAACCACAGTGACATTGGAGGCTACTGTGCAGTTAACTTGCCTATAATTGGGTACCGAAGAAGTGAAGAATTGCTTCTCCGATGGATGGAGTTGAATGCATTCAGCACGGTTTTCCGGACCCACGAA GGAAACAATCCATCTGCCAACACCCAATTCTATTCGAATGACCGCACCTTATTGCATTTCGCACGTTTTGCAAAAGTATACAAGGCATGGGAGTTCTACAGAATCCAACTTGTGAAG CAAGCTGCTCAAAAAGGGCTGCCCGTCACTCGGCATCTGTTTATCCACTTCCCAGATGACGACCATGTTCATAGCTTGACCTATCAGCAGTTCTTGGTTGGAACTGAGATCTTGGTGGTGCCGGTCCTCAACAAAGGTAAGAACACAGTCAAGGCCTACTTCCCATTAGCTGAAGGATGTTCTTGGATTCATATTTGGACAGGGAAACTATATGGTACTCCATTCGATCATTCAAGCCCTCGACGGTCAGGATTCGAAGCTTGGGTCGAAGCTCCCATTGGCTATCCTGCCGTGTTTGTAAAGTTTGGTTCTCAAATTGGAGAAGCCTTTGTAAGGAATCTAAGAGATTTTGGTATTCTGTAA
- the LOC131251023 gene encoding uncharacterized protein LOC131251023 isoform X1 has protein sequence MPPPIKLSKKHHKRLNNPFPSTPKSLPFIPGNLVYNSQNLPHHHQTFPIGHDFQLHHTHKNCGSLVISHQSQPHRSIWSTASGQAFVSAAFVETEVEESRGSFVIKDRDVLFICNHQSVEDIQVLDRSTVDFSSGSLKFDSEIAISDRLGDTQFPALIITGWIFSGKKILKSMGGKKSDFETKKIKLGRVKRLLISARYRVLLYQENQHQVGFRVDFGKPNLELHRPKEFPKPSRSFRSLRWRLGQFQKRRIGWFSRHRGFTKLSSDEERQEEKVGELKEFNRVFITYTSEADERFYGFGEQFSHMEFKGRRVPILVQEQGVGRGDQPITLAANLVSYRSGGDSSTTYAPSPFYMTSKMRSLYLEGYGYSIFDLTKRDRVQIQIYSDSVQGRILNGNTPVELIERFTDTIGRPPELPKWIISGAVVGMQGGTEAVCRVWDRLQDYNVPISAFWLQDWVGQRETMIGSQLWWNWEVDTTRYAGWTKLVDDLRSHNIKMMAYCNPCLAPRAGTILEASLSFQIDDKPNKKKNLFEEANDLGILVKDEAGETYMIPNTAFDVGMLDFTHPAAGSWFKKILREMVDSGVRGWMADFGEGLPLDACLFSGEDPISAHNRYPELWAKINREFVDEWKSTHQATDGEDDDESLVFFMRAGFRDSPKWGMLFWEGDQMVSWQNNDGIKSAVVGLLSSGLSGFAFNHSDIGGYCAVNLPIIGYRRSEELLLRWMELNAFSTVFRTHEGNNPSANTQFYSNDRTLLHFARFAKVYKAWEFYRIQLVKQAAQKGLPVTRHLFIHFPDDDHVHSLTYQQFLVGTEILVVPVLNKGKNTVKAYFPLAEGCSWIHIWTGKLYGTPFDHSSPRRSGFEAWVEAPIGYPAVFVKFGSQIGEAFVRNLRDFGIL, from the exons ATGCCACCTCCCATTAAGCTCTCCAAAAAGCACCACAAGCGCCTTAACAATCCATTCCCTTCTACCCCAAAATCTCTCCCATTCATCCCTGGAAATCTTGTCTATAATAGCCAGAATCTCCCCCACCACCACCAAACCTTCCCAATTGGCCATGATTTCCAGCTTCATCACACCCATAAAAATTGTGGGTCTCTCGTCATTTCCCACCAATCACAGCCACACAGAAGCATCTGGTCTACCGCCTCAGGGCAGGCCTTTGTCTCTGCGGCATTTGTAGAAACAGAGGTGGAAGAAAGCAGAGGATCGTTTGTGATAAAAGACAGAGATGTTCTGTTCATCTGCAACCATCAGTCTGTTGAAGATATACAGGTCCTGGATCGATCAACGGTCGATTTCTCATCTGGGTCTTTGAAATTTGATTCGGAAATCGCCATTTCGGATCGATTGGGAGATACCCAATTCCCGGCTTTGATTATAACCGGATGGATTTTCAGTGGGAAGAAGATCCTGAAATCCATGGGCGGAAAAAAGTCCGACTTCGAGACcaaaaaaatcaaattaggaaGGGTGAAGAGGCTTTTGATTTCTGCGAGATATCGGGTTTTGCTTTACCAGGAAAACCAACACCAAGTTGGTTTTCGAGTCGATTTCGGAAAACCCAATTTGGAATTGCACCGTCCAAAGGAGTTCCCAAAACCTTCCAGAAGCTTCCGGAGCCTGCGGTGGAGGCTCGGTCAGTTTCAGAAGCGGCGGATCGGGTGGTTCTCGAGGCACAGGGGATTCACAAAGTTGTCGTCAGACGAGGAACGACAGGAAGAGAAAGTTGGAGAATTGAAGGAATTCAATCGAGTTTTCATCACATATACGAGCGAGGCAGATGAGCGGTTTTATGGGTTTGGAGAGCAGTTCTCTCACATGGAATTTAAAGGCAGGCGGGTGCCTATACTCGTGCAAGAACAAGGTGTTGGGAGGGGAGATCAGCCCATTACTCTTGCAGCTAATTTAGTTAGTTACAG GTCTGGGGGCGATTCAAGCACGACTTACGCTCCTTCACCATTCTACATGACATCAAAGATGAGGTCTCTTTATCTTGAAGGATATGGCTATTCGATTTTCGATCTAACAAAACGGGATAGAGTACAGATTCAG ATATACAGTGACAGTGTTCAAGGAAGGATATTGAATGGGAATACCCCAGTTGAGCTTATTGAACGGTTTACAGACACCATTGGGAGACCACCAGAGCTTCCAAAATGGATTATATCTGGTGCTGTTGTCGGAATGCAAGGCGGTACGGAAGCTGTATGCCGTGTTTGGGATCGATTGCAGGATTACAATGTTCCTATTTCTGCATTCTGGTTACAG GATTGGGTGGGGCAGAGGGAAACGATGATCGGCTCACAGTTGTGGTGGAACTGGGAAGTTGACACAACTCGATATGCAGGATGGACTAAACTAGTAGACGATCTTCGATCTCACAACATCAAAATGATGGCCTACTGCAATCCGTGTCTGGCTCCG CGAGCAGGTACAATTCTTgaagcttccctttctttccaGATAGATGATAAGCCAAACAAAAAGAAGAACCTTTTTGAGGAGGCGAACGACTTGGGCATCTTGGTGAAAGATGAAGCTGGTGAAACATACATGATTCCGAATACGGCTTTTGATGTAGGAATGTTGGATTTCACACACCCCGCTGCTGGCAGTTGGTTCAAGAAGATCTTACGTGAAATGGTGGATAGTGGAGTGAGGGGCTGGATGGCGGATTTCGGTGAAGGATTACCATTAGATGCTTGCCTATTTTCAG GTGAAGATCCAATTTCCGCTCACAACAGATACCCTGAACTATGGGCTAAAATAAATAGGGAATTCGTTGATGAGTGGAAATCAACGCATCAAGCAACAGatggtgaagatgatgatgagAGCTTGGTCTTCTTCATGAGGGCTGGTTTCAGAGATAGTCCCAAGTGGGGCATGTTGTTTTGGGAAGGCGACCAAATGGTAAGTTGGCAGAACAACGACGGAATAAAGAGCGCTGTTGTAGGCTTGCTGAGTAGTGGACTCTCCGGTTTTGCCTTTAACCACAGTGACATTGGAGGCTACTGTGCAGTTAACTTGCCTATAATTGGGTACCGAAGAAGTGAAGAATTGCTTCTCCGATGGATGGAGTTGAATGCATTCAGCACGGTTTTCCGGACCCACGAA GGAAACAATCCATCTGCCAACACCCAATTCTATTCGAATGACCGCACCTTATTGCATTTCGCACGTTTTGCAAAAGTATACAAGGCATGGGAGTTCTACAGAATCCAACTTGTGAAG CAAGCTGCTCAAAAAGGGCTGCCCGTCACTCGGCATCTGTTTATCCACTTCCCAGATGACGACCATGTTCATAGCTTGACCTATCAGCAGTTCTTGGTTGGAACTGAGATCTTGGTGGTGCCGGTCCTCAACAAAGGTAAGAACACAGTCAAGGCCTACTTCCCATTAGCTGAAGGATGTTCTTGGATTCATATTTGGACAGGGAAACTATATGGTACTCCATTCGATCATTCAAGCCCTCGACGGTCAGGATTCGAAGCTTGGGTCGAAGCTCCCATTGGCTATCCTGCCGTGTTTGTAAAGTTTGGTTCTCAAATTGGAGAAGCCTTTGTAAGGAATCTAAGAGATTTTGGTATTCTGTAA